From Lewinellaceae bacterium:
AGTGTTTCCAAAACGGCGCGAATGCTTTTTAGCAGCTTCTGGTTCCCCGAAACAGCAATCCCCAGGATAGAAAACATCAAATCCCGGGTGTAGGGCTCCGGATACCCCCAGCCGGCCGTGCGCGGAAGGCCATGAAAGGGGCCGTGGGCATTGTGAAGCAGCACTTCAAGGGCAGCTTTTTTGGCCGCTTGTATCTCCGGCCAGTTTACGGTTTGCATCATTTTTTTAACTCAAACAGCTTTTCTCATTATAACGTTTTGCGTAGCTACCGGGACGTTTGCCTCGGTGCGGGGTTGTGAAAAAAGGTTTCTCGGATATTTTTACCTGGAATTAAATTCTGCCACCCGCTAGGAGCCTGTCGGAGAAGTGTTGGTGAGGCGAGAACGAGCAAATATTGTTCTGAACAAGGCGCCGAGGAAGGAACATAGTGGAGCTACGTGACTGACGAGTAACGCAGTGCAGAACAATATTTGCCGTTCGCAGGCCATCAAGTGCTTCTCCGACAGGCTCCTAGAAGTCCGAGCGCAATAGGAAATTGCACCCCGACAACGCAGGCGGCATTCGGTACCATTTTTTCTAACGGACCTTTTTGCACAACCCCTGCCCTAACACTCTAATTCAAAGGCGGGTGGTTAAAGCTCGTCAAGAATCTTTTTCATTTCTTCTTGGGTTTTGCCCAGCTTGATTTGGAGCTTCCCAAGCATTTCCTCTCTCTTGCCTTCTTCAAACATCAGGTCATCGTCGGTTAAGGCTGCGAACTTTTGTTTGAGTTTCCCTTTTTGTTCATTCCAGTTGCCTTTTAATTCTTTTTTGTTCATTTTCTTAATATTTCCGTGGGAGAACATTCCTCCACAGAAAGAAAGGTAAGACATTTTATTCAGGAGCGTATTACACAATTTCGGCAAATGGTTACATCATTCACACATATTGTATCCGATGGCGGCTGGCATACCACGTCGCCAGAATTAAGAGCATTTTGGGCTTCCGTCTAAGGTTGGA
This genomic window contains:
- a CDS encoding CsbD family protein, which encodes MNKKELKGNWNEQKGKLKQKFAALTDDDLMFEEGKREEMLGKLQIKLGKTQEEMKKILDEL